In Myxococcus stipitatus, the following are encoded in one genomic region:
- the tssC gene encoding type VI secretion system contractile sheath large subunit gives MSTEAKQLAVPETADAAPSLLDEILSETKMKPSDDGYDVARRGVQAFIAQMLAPGRSAERVDKALVDAMIAEVDQRLSSQVNEILHHPQLQSLESSWRSLKFLVERTDFRENTRVEVLNASKQDLITDFEDAPEVVKSGLYRTVYSNEYGVFGGKPYGLVVGNFDVGPGPEDLSLLSKIASVAAMAHTPFVANASPEFFGQQESFLGLPALKDLKSLFEGPQYARWHSFRESEDARYVGLCMPRFLLRLPYSEKTVPVKAFNFTEDVVGHHERYLWGYASTAFASRVTDSFAKFRWCPNIIGPQAGGAVENLPLHQYEAMGEIQTKIPTEVLLTERREFELSEEGFIGLVFRKDTDNAAFFSANSAQKPKFFGNTPEGKAAETNYRLGTQLPYMFIMSRLAHYMKVLQREQIGSWKERADLERELNQWINQYVADMDEPAPSVRSRRPLRTARIKVEDVEGQPGWYRCNLQVRPHFKYMGAAFTLSLVGKLDKE, from the coding sequence ATGAGCACTGAAGCCAAGCAACTCGCGGTGCCCGAGACGGCCGACGCCGCCCCGTCGCTCCTGGACGAAATCCTTTCCGAAACCAAGATGAAGCCGAGCGACGACGGCTACGACGTCGCTCGCCGAGGGGTGCAGGCCTTCATCGCGCAGATGCTGGCGCCGGGCCGTTCCGCGGAGCGCGTGGACAAGGCCCTGGTGGACGCGATGATCGCGGAGGTGGACCAGCGCCTGAGCTCGCAGGTCAATGAAATCCTCCACCACCCGCAGCTCCAGTCCCTGGAGTCCTCCTGGCGCTCGCTCAAGTTCCTGGTGGAACGCACGGACTTCCGTGAGAACACCCGCGTGGAGGTGCTCAACGCCTCCAAGCAGGACCTCATCACGGACTTCGAGGACGCTCCCGAGGTGGTGAAGTCGGGCCTGTACCGCACCGTCTACTCCAACGAGTACGGCGTCTTCGGTGGAAAGCCCTACGGCCTGGTCGTCGGCAACTTCGACGTCGGCCCGGGGCCCGAGGACCTGTCGCTCTTGAGCAAGATTGCCTCGGTGGCGGCCATGGCCCATACGCCGTTCGTGGCCAATGCCTCGCCGGAGTTCTTCGGCCAGCAGGAGTCCTTCCTGGGACTGCCGGCCCTCAAGGACCTCAAGTCCCTCTTCGAGGGTCCGCAGTACGCGCGCTGGCACTCGTTCCGCGAGAGCGAGGACGCGCGCTACGTGGGCCTGTGCATGCCGCGCTTCCTCCTGCGGCTGCCCTACAGCGAGAAGACGGTGCCGGTGAAGGCGTTCAACTTCACCGAGGACGTCGTCGGCCACCACGAGCGCTACCTGTGGGGCTACGCGTCCACCGCGTTCGCCAGCCGGGTGACGGACTCGTTCGCCAAGTTCCGCTGGTGCCCGAACATCATCGGCCCTCAGGCGGGTGGCGCGGTGGAGAACCTGCCGCTGCACCAGTACGAGGCCATGGGGGAGATCCAGACGAAGATTCCCACCGAGGTGCTCCTCACCGAGCGGCGCGAGTTCGAGCTGTCCGAGGAGGGCTTCATCGGCCTGGTGTTCCGCAAGGACACGGACAACGCGGCCTTCTTCTCCGCCAACTCGGCGCAGAAGCCCAAGTTCTTCGGCAACACGCCAGAGGGCAAGGCGGCCGAGACGAACTACCGGCTGGGCACCCAGCTTCCGTACATGTTCATCATGTCCCGCCTGGCGCACTACATGAAGGTGCTCCAGCGCGAGCAGATTGGCAGCTGGAAGGAGCGCGCGGACCTGGAGCGCGAGCTGAACCAGTGGATCAACCAGTACGTCGCGGACATGGACGAGCCGGCGCCCAGCGTGCGCTCCAGGCGTCCACTCCGCACCGCCCGCATCAAGGTCGAGGACGTGGAGGGGCAGCCCGGGTGGTACCGCTGCAACCTCCAGGTGCGTCCTCACTTCAAGTACATGGGCGCGGCTTTCACGCTCTCGCTTGTTGGCAAGCTGGACAAGGAGTGA